The proteins below are encoded in one region of bacterium:
- a CDS encoding glutamine amidotransferase: MSHLSRCCVGVAALLSLLAVSPPAAAQQPLRVLLLQQSSAGQSQRTVAALEQTGLRVTWLTKDNIARMPATAEGLRREYDAILFGSLALEGGLDKVLSPEQLAALKGFVAGGGGLVTVIGEAGQALADVLPITAGPAAGPLQFQPVVVRPDHPAVQGLPRTWVPFGSRYNSFSKVALKPAAEALLEVPASAVGQAYPFLIAGRHGEGRVLCLNSLWCFSTGLQFRDWDWAPACFGQMARWAAGAPPLPPDQVKAIADPLWFWAFDRQAIRGVPELLNQPVTSPVEPAPPGVLSLRLDPCPPARDIPTVAPPRISETDGKLTITFANGLVADVDKRGMVGYRTSAGAIVAAEPVNETPVILFSGSIAPALTKTEGGESFHLQETLPGPKAPPVSFQYLGHEIRDRSVLVRFRMRVDNEEQGSLDWQFTPRDEVIEGTRWRGVGETMVLHSPRLFVEEVTPRHRWAPGGSIEGCSTFRSGCYSNPRGYGATEFVRDQTQDAGHFRWFSSGHPFQMFGSPRGTVWCHADSPCLVASWLAHQAGADYLQMVNKIGCGRVRGDITLPTLWYMTTDASMDHNLWLAAYDHLRGKYRAQFGLQPTPPVPTAMLRHEIAGFTDLRRYADAVVPLAQRLGYRRMDCGLREINDTMNPFCGGVEAFRYLCDKAHAAGLEVYIYAGAGWAKQTFPPLREHPEWVMRNREGQPLDSGYPDLWALSLRSGWWDYSLAQYARLRAQSGFDGVWLDSWTMPNEFINFAEAQARPTVVEAMRYLKALQDLGVNTWVEGQSPGTLESFWYRGDRYADLRGHEFILANTSPFAYNGDGLFDLDLYRLLSYHCAMFQDPRLLFRPEDKISQAAAHTNALMNRLHDTLGFPTRVREQPCGTLWECPRGWAVFAHSSRHVALSLPPGQYEVTALDTAEGFTQRPEQGRVVVSGTLPARSVLVITKR; encoded by the coding sequence ATGAGCCACCTCAGTCGCTGCTGCGTCGGCGTTGCCGCGCTGCTGTCGCTCCTGGCCGTCTCGCCTCCGGCTGCCGCACAGCAGCCCTTGCGCGTGTTGCTCTTGCAACAGTCCTCGGCGGGGCAGTCCCAGCGCACCGTGGCCGCCCTGGAGCAGACGGGCCTGCGCGTGACGTGGCTAACCAAGGACAACATCGCGCGGATGCCGGCGACGGCCGAGGGGCTGCGCCGGGAATATGACGCCATCCTCTTCGGGAGCCTCGCCCTGGAGGGGGGCCTGGACAAGGTCCTGTCACCCGAGCAACTCGCGGCCCTGAAGGGCTTCGTGGCCGGCGGGGGCGGGCTCGTCACAGTCATCGGCGAGGCGGGGCAAGCCCTGGCGGATGTGCTCCCGATCACAGCCGGGCCGGCCGCGGGGCCCTTGCAGTTCCAGCCGGTCGTGGTGCGGCCCGACCATCCGGCCGTGCAGGGCCTGCCGCGCACATGGGTGCCGTTCGGCTCGCGCTACAACTCCTTCTCCAAGGTGGCGCTCAAGCCCGCGGCCGAGGCGCTGCTCGAGGTGCCGGCGTCGGCCGTCGGACAGGCCTACCCGTTCCTGATCGCCGGGCGACATGGCGAGGGCCGCGTCCTGTGCCTGAACTCCCTGTGGTGTTTCAGCACCGGGCTGCAGTTCCGCGACTGGGACTGGGCGCCGGCGTGTTTCGGGCAGATGGCGCGCTGGGCGGCCGGGGCGCCGCCGCTGCCGCCCGACCAGGTGAAGGCCATTGCGGACCCGCTCTGGTTCTGGGCCTTCGACCGGCAGGCCATTCGCGGCGTGCCGGAGCTGCTGAACCAGCCGGTCACGTCACCGGTCGAGCCCGCGCCGCCGGGTGTGCTGAGTCTGCGACTGGACCCGTGCCCGCCGGCCCGCGACATCCCCACCGTGGCGCCACCCCGCATCAGTGAGACGGACGGCAAGCTCACCATCACCTTCGCCAACGGCCTCGTCGCGGACGTGGACAAGCGGGGCATGGTCGGCTACCGCACCTCGGCAGGCGCCATTGTGGCCGCGGAGCCCGTCAACGAGACGCCCGTCATCCTCTTCTCCGGCAGCATCGCCCCGGCCCTGACCAAGACCGAGGGCGGCGAGAGCTTCCACCTGCAAGAGACCCTCCCCGGCCCCAAGGCCCCGCCCGTGAGCTTCCAGTACCTGGGCCACGAGATCAGGGATCGCAGCGTCCTCGTGCGCTTCCGGATGCGGGTGGACAACGAGGAGCAGGGGAGCCTCGACTGGCAGTTCACGCCGCGCGACGAGGTGATCGAGGGCACGCGCTGGCGTGGCGTCGGCGAGACGATGGTCCTGCATAGCCCCCGGCTGTTCGTCGAGGAGGTCACGCCGCGACACCGCTGGGCCCCCGGCGGCAGCATCGAGGGCTGCAGCACCTTCCGCAGCGGCTGCTACAGCAACCCGCGCGGCTACGGCGCCACCGAGTTCGTGCGCGACCAGACCCAGGATGCCGGGCATTTCCGCTGGTTCAGTAGCGGCCACCCCTTCCAGATGTTTGGCAGCCCGCGGGGCACCGTGTGGTGCCATGCGGACAGCCCCTGTCTCGTAGCCAGTTGGCTGGCACACCAGGCCGGGGCCGACTATCTCCAGATGGTGAACAAGATCGGCTGCGGGCGCGTGCGCGGCGACATCACGCTGCCGACCCTCTGGTACATGACCACGGACGCGAGCATGGACCACAACCTGTGGCTGGCGGCGTATGACCACTTGCGCGGCAAGTACCGCGCCCAGTTCGGTCTGCAGCCCACCCCACCGGTGCCGACCGCGATGTTGCGCCATGAGATCGCGGGCTTCACCGACCTGCGGCGCTATGCCGACGCCGTGGTGCCCCTGGCCCAGCGCCTCGGGTACCGGCGCATGGACTGCGGCCTGCGTGAGATCAATGACACCATGAACCCGTTCTGCGGGGGCGTCGAGGCGTTCAGGTACCTGTGCGACAAGGCCCACGCCGCCGGGCTGGAAGTCTACATCTACGCCGGGGCCGGATGGGCTAAGCAGACCTTCCCGCCGCTGCGGGAGCATCCCGAGTGGGTCATGCGCAACCGCGAGGGTCAGCCGCTGGACAGCGGCTACCCCGACCTGTGGGCCCTGTCGCTGCGCTCGGGCTGGTGGGACTACTCCCTGGCGCAGTATGCGCGGCTGCGGGCGCAGAGCGGCTTCGACGGTGTCTGGCTCGACAGTTGGACAATGCCCAACGAGTTCATCAACTTCGCCGAGGCACAGGCACGCCCCACTGTCGTCGAGGCCATGCGGTACCTGAAGGCGCTGCAGGACCTGGGGGTCAACACGTGGGTGGAGGGCCAGAGTCCCGGCACGCTGGAGTCCTTCTGGTACCGCGGCGACCGCTACGCCGACCTGCGCGGACACGAGTTCATCCTGGCCAACACCTCGCCGTTCGCCTACAACGGAGACGGCCTGTTCGACCTCGATCTGTACCGCCTGCTCTCGTACCACTGCGCCATGTTCCAGGACCCGCGCCTGCTCTTCCGGCCGGAGGACAAGATCAGCCAGGCGGCCGCGCACACCAACGCGCTGATGAACCGCCTGCATGACACGCTGGGCTTCCCGACACGCGTGCGGGAGCAGCCGTGCGGCACGCTGTGGGAGTGCCCGCGCGGCTGGGCCGTCTTCGCGCACAGCTCGCGTCATGTGGCGCTGTCGCTGCCGCCGGGCCAGTACGAGGTCACCGCCCTGGACACCGCCGAGGGGTTCACCCAGCGCCCGGAGCAGGGGCGCGTCGTCGTCTCCGGCACGCTGCCGGCGCGCAGCGTGCTGGTCATCACGAAGCGCTGA
- a CDS encoding creatininase family protein codes for MGKAKIWEKLTVAEMREALRETQTVLVPIGVTEQHGYHLTLDTDSQTAWQVCVRAAEQTGSFVAPLLSYGYSGGELPGTINIDYHVVGILIQEIIRALAANGLRNIFLVMGHGGTEHNRATQEAAELFMRQHPEYADRNVVIPRFWQNSPSCRAAFEAGDYHAGYFETSMMMYWAPADVRPGEPPLDAPELVAMMRKAPDNYQVRTRNVEHPDVIARVGQRPDVVVGVMGEPAAASPELGQQIAGEAVTKLVELVRIVEAG; via the coding sequence ATGGGCAAAGCGAAGATCTGGGAGAAGCTGACGGTCGCGGAGATGCGCGAGGCGCTCCGCGAGACGCAGACCGTGCTGGTGCCGATCGGTGTCACCGAGCAGCACGGCTACCACCTGACGCTCGACACCGACAGCCAGACGGCGTGGCAGGTGTGCGTACGCGCCGCTGAACAGACCGGCAGTTTCGTCGCGCCGCTGCTGTCGTATGGCTACTCGGGCGGCGAACTGCCCGGCACGATCAACATTGACTACCACGTCGTCGGCATCCTGATCCAGGAGATCATCCGCGCGCTGGCGGCCAATGGGCTGCGGAACATCTTCCTGGTCATGGGCCACGGCGGCACCGAGCACAACCGGGCCACGCAGGAGGCGGCCGAGCTGTTCATGCGCCAGCACCCCGAGTATGCCGACCGCAATGTCGTCATCCCGCGGTTCTGGCAGAACTCCCCCTCGTGTCGAGCCGCCTTCGAGGCAGGCGACTACCATGCCGGCTACTTCGAGACGAGCATGATGATGTACTGGGCGCCCGCTGACGTGCGCCCGGGCGAGCCGCCTCTGGACGCCCCCGAGCTGGTCGCGATGATGCGGAAGGCCCCCGACAACTACCAGGTCCGCACCCGCAACGTCGAGCATCCGGATGTCATCGCGCGAGTCGGACAGAGGCCGGACGTCGTCGTCGGCGTCATGGGGGAGCCGGCCGCGGCCTCGCCGGAACTGGGCCAGCAGATAGCGGGGGAAGCGGTCACCAAGCTCGTGGAGCTGGTGCGGATCGTGGAAGCAGGATAG
- a CDS encoding DUF1559 domain-containing protein — protein sequence MRPKGFTLIELLVVIAIIAILAAILFPVFAKAREKARQASCTSNVKQLALGLIMYAQDYDERMPYFPYGPDPWLYTWPITIQPYVKNWQALQCPSNPHTSDMSYHGQTYPGWPDYAVSNYWHRASVFLGQSQYPASHYLIAEACHFVLGDYRIAWPRVCGTCGLSACSGDLSLRNDTNAGHNGGDIMGFVDGHAKWLRWTEVYQNFSALYNGTPY from the coding sequence ATGCGACCCAAGGGCTTTACGCTGATTGAGCTGTTGGTCGTCATCGCGATCATTGCCATACTGGCCGCCATCTTGTTCCCCGTCTTCGCCAAGGCCCGTGAGAAGGCGCGGCAGGCCAGTTGCACCAGCAACGTCAAGCAGCTAGCTCTGGGGTTGATCATGTATGCCCAGGACTACGACGAGCGCATGCCGTACTTCCCCTATGGCCCCGACCCGTGGCTCTACACCTGGCCGATCACGATCCAGCCGTATGTCAAGAACTGGCAGGCGCTGCAGTGCCCCAGTAACCCCCACACCTCCGACATGTCCTATCACGGCCAGACTTACCCGGGGTGGCCGGATTACGCGGTGAGCAACTACTGGCACCGCGCCTCAGTGTTCCTGGGGCAGTCACAGTACCCGGCCAGCCACTACCTCATCGCCGAAGCCTGCCACTTCGTGCTCGGGGACTACCGGATCGCCTGGCCGCGGGTCTGCGGCACCTGCGGCCTGAGCGCCTGCAGCGGCGATCTCAGCCTGCGCAATGACACCAATGCGGGCCACAACGGCGGCGACATCATGGGATTCGTTGACGGTCACGCCAAGTGGCTGCGCTGGACGGAAGTCTATCAGAACTTCAGCGCGTTGTATAACGGGACGCCATACTAG